The Thiogranum longum genome includes a region encoding these proteins:
- the gspF gene encoding type II secretion system inner membrane protein GspF, with amino-acid sequence MGAFEYIALDNGGKEKKGVLEGDTPRQIRQQLRDQGLTPLEVQEASQRESKSSTTRTKSGLRRGISATDLSLITRQMATLVKSGLPLEEALQAAAQQNEKPRLKSMLLAVRARVMEGHTLATGLGDFPHIFPELYRTTVSAGEQSGHLDVVLERLADYTENRQQMQQKIQLALFYPAMLTLVAVFVVIGLMTYVVPQVVQVFDNIGQELPALTRGLIAVSDFMRSYGIVILLLVAAGVATFSWMLRKEGPRRRFHNTLLKLPIIGRLERGVNAGRFARTFSIVTASGVPVLEGMRIAAEVMSNLPMREAVEDATRKVSEGASISAALDSSGYFPPMTVHLIASGETSGKLEEMLERAAINQEREIETLISAVMGLFEPVLILLMGGVVLVIVLAILLPIFNLNELVA; translated from the coding sequence ATGGGTGCATTTGAATACATCGCGCTGGATAACGGCGGCAAGGAAAAGAAAGGCGTGCTGGAAGGCGATACCCCGCGCCAGATTCGCCAGCAGTTGCGCGACCAGGGGCTGACTCCGCTGGAGGTGCAGGAAGCCAGTCAACGTGAAAGTAAATCCTCTACCACCCGCACAAAGAGCGGCCTGCGCCGCGGTATCAGCGCAACTGACCTGTCATTGATAACCCGCCAGATGGCGACCCTTGTGAAATCGGGGCTGCCACTGGAAGAAGCCTTGCAGGCTGCTGCCCAGCAGAACGAAAAGCCACGGCTGAAAAGCATGTTACTTGCCGTACGCGCACGCGTGATGGAAGGGCATACCCTGGCAACAGGGCTGGGTGATTTTCCCCATATTTTTCCCGAGTTGTACCGCACCACCGTATCTGCCGGTGAACAGTCCGGTCACCTCGATGTCGTACTCGAACGGCTTGCCGACTACACCGAAAACCGTCAGCAGATGCAGCAGAAAATACAGCTGGCACTGTTCTACCCGGCCATGCTGACACTGGTTGCAGTCTTTGTTGTCATCGGCCTGATGACTTACGTCGTGCCACAGGTCGTGCAGGTGTTCGATAACATTGGCCAGGAGTTACCTGCACTGACCCGTGGCCTGATTGCAGTCAGTGACTTTATGCGCAGCTATGGCATTGTCATACTGTTGCTGGTGGCGGCGGGTGTTGCTACCTTCAGCTGGATGTTGCGCAAGGAAGGCCCCAGGCGCCGTTTTCATAATACCTTGCTAAAGTTACCCATCATCGGCCGGCTGGAGCGTGGTGTAAACGCAGGACGATTCGCCCGTACCTTCAGTATTGTTACCGCCAGTGGCGTACCGGTGCTGGAGGGCATGAGGATTGCCGCCGAGGTTATGTCCAATCTGCCCATGCGCGAAGCAGTCGAGGACGCCACGCGCAAGGTCAGTGAAGGCGCCAGCATTTCGGCGGCGCTGGACAGTAGTGGCTACTTTCCCCCCATGACCGTCCATCTGATTGCCAGTGGGGAAACCAGTGGCAAACTGGAGGAAATGCTGGAGCGTGCAGCCATCAACCAGGAGCGTGAGATCGAAACACTGATTTCTGCCGTGATGGGGCTGTTTGAGCCTGTCCTGATCCTGCTGATGGGCGGTGTTGTGCTGGTGATCGTGCTGGCTATTTTATTGCCTATCTTCAATCTTAATGAACTTGTCGCATAA